The Portunus trituberculatus isolate SZX2019 chromosome 33, ASM1759143v1, whole genome shotgun sequence DNA segment AAGGTGTCGACGGTATGCAGGAGGAAGGTGTGCGTGAGTGCATTGGGGTGGAGTAGAGAGACACCCGACTGCCTGGTCCCGTGGTAACCCCCCGCACGGCCCCTCCCCCAATGGAGCCCTCATTCATAAGCCCAGCACTGCGCCAAGAGTCCCCTGCACTAGTTTCATCTAATAATTTCTTACTCTGGAGACAAATACTACAACCAGACGCTGCCACACTGTGCATGACCGAGCTCATGTTGGGTACTCCGTTAACAGTCCTTCTCTCGGCTCGATCCTCAATGCTTTCTGGATTAGAGGAGGTCGATTGCTTTTTACGGTTGTTGGAAGCTgcactcacctcttcctcccccgcAGCCCCATTCATGAATGGAAAGCATTTACTCTGCAATATGGATTTGGGGCTATTCTGTCCACACTCTCTGTTCAATATGGGCACCTGTTCACTATTCTTATCCTGAGAGACCTTTTCCTCGGTTGCTATAATTCCTATTTCTGCCACTAACGTATCCGTGGAGCCCTCTATGGACTGTTCTGCCAAGCTCTTAAACTGCCTCTCGCCCGTTGTGCCTTTCCTGTTGTGCACTTTCTCACTGTTTGTATCTCTCTTAGAGTCTGTCACTTTCATAATACACTTTTCCTGCAGTTCGACACACTCCTGTCCAAGAAGCTCATTGGCCTCCTCACCACTTTCAACACCAATATCACAGGGTTCATTTTGCACAATGCTCACACACTCGTGGATTTCAGATTCTGAGACAGATGGCTCACACAAAGTCAATGACTCCGACTCATCATTCTGCCTCTCTCCGATGGGCTCACTGGTAGAGTCCTCGTAGGCGTCCAGGTCTTCACTTGCTGCATCCTCACTCGCATGGTCAACAGCAGCTTCAGAGTCATCATTTCCTAATTCAGCTCCAAGGGCGGAGTTGAGCATAGCCATATTCGGTCCACTGCAAGGGTAAAGAACAATAAGCACAAATTTTCAATCACCAACCATATCAAGGTCacagaggggaaaaacaaaGTACTGTGTAAATAATTCTTCTATTATTAAGGTATCCTCTACAGCTTTCAAAGAGCAATATTTCCTTCTCTGAGCAGCCTCACCTTTCTCTGATGTTTGGGTCTGAGGAGCGCCGCAGGGGCTGGTGTGAGGGGGGGGAGGTGCCAGCCAGGAGATCATCATATGACTTGGTCTTcactaattctcctcctccaccttgaatgtcctcatcttcatcctgtCACAAGTGAAAGTTTTCCACTGTCAGTCATCTGCCTAATTTACTCTAGATTTAGTTTTCTTACCAGAACCAATACTTGACTCTTACAtaatcacttaaaaaaaatacataacccCTCCTTATATCATCAATAAATCAATGTGTGACTTATTTGTATAaattatattaaagaaaatataacaagtaTGCAAGTATGAATATTGCCACTGTATTTCCTGGGCACTGTAAGAGGTGGTAGAACAAGACACACCAAATGGGCTTGTAGTTAATGACTAGCAAAACGACGAGGCAATAAAAAGCGGGAAATTATTTTGCTTCCTGATCCCTAAGACTGGTTGTTGAGCGAGTATGCATGGATGTAGTACAAATGTGTGTAAGTGTGAAGTGATAGGGAGAATGTTAAGAAGAAACTTGAGGTCTTAGTGAGGTAAAAATTAAAGCTACAGAACAACAACAGTTTGGAAGTTTAACTGGGAGGGCATCCACAGTAAAGAgggaaagcaaggaagggagtAATCATACTGCTTAGTCAGACAATGCACCTGTgtgtgatgaaaaggaaagcagTGTTGTCATGCTGTAAAGTTGAGTTTAGGAGGAGATATTATGAAGTGGTGAGTGCCTATATGGTAGGAAGTGAGAAGGATGGATGTAAAGGATAAATTTTAGTACATAATATGAATGACTGTGAGATAGGAACCCATGTTAACATACTAGTTTTTGGTAGCGAGGTAGCTGATGGTGTGGTAGGTGGGGTGGTAAGTAGATGCAGGGTACCTGAAAGGAAGGCAAATGGAGAAAGTTTGACAGGATTCTAGGCAGAGCAAGAGGAAGCATTGCAAACCCATAGTTAAACACAAAAGCAATTCCCAAGTTTCTATGGCAGAGGAAAGGTCAAGCAAGGCACTGATGGACTATGTGGTGATCCTtaggaggaagactggctggttgttGGAAGTGTGAAATGAGAGTGTCCAAGTACTTCCAGATCTAAGGTAAGCTGTGAGAGCCTCTGAGGTGGAGTATAGTAAGGCAGAGAAGAGGGGAACATCCTGAATGAGGGAGCTGGATAAGAGGCAGTACAATTTCAGATATAGAACACGGACTGAATGAAAGTGACAAAGCGGGAGGTGGATGATGTTGAAGTAGAAAGTAGTAATTTTCAAGAAAGCCATGGTGCAGAGGTGGGTGGTATGAGTGTGAAGTGAAGTAAGATACAGAACTGAATAGTGGCATGAAAGGTCAAGGTGGCTacagaggaaaatgatggagaaTTTTAAGAAATGCTTACAAAACAAGTATGGAATGTCACATACAGGTACAAGGAAAGCAAAAGCAAAAGAAGCTGTGAACGATGCTAAAGGGACGGCTGATAACAAAGCATGTCTTTCCAATTGTCTCacctcatcatcaccaacactaggatgagcgctggtggtggtgtcagctgTCACCTCACCCATCTCAGGCATGTACACCGAGGTCCACAGCCGCAGGTCTTTGATGTGGCACGAGGGATATAGCACCTGCAGAAATTACATTTTTATCAACATGTCCCTAATTTAAAATCTTCAAATATCATAGTAAGTGGAATGGACATCTAGTAACAGAAAAAACATGTGACAATCTACAAGCTGAGTTTGACATAGGAGGACATTAATAAGCTAATTttgacagaagaggaagatttatCCAAGGACCTGCTTACTGACTGGGTTCATAAAGGTACCTGGTAAGGAAGTGACATGCAttagcagtggttcccaacctatgGTACACATACCACTAGGCataccactagtggtacgcaAAGTCCTTCCAAGTGGTACACGAGCACTTTCAGGATCATATGTGACTTTTAGTTAAATTAACCCTTGTGCAACAGGGTAATTATAAATTAATCATTCCCATCTGCGGGTAAAatgataaatttaaaaaaatcacAGGAGATAGTTTCACTCATGAAAATACATTTCTCTTTGAAATTCTGAATACATTGATGTACTTTGCAGCTTGCTACAATCTCTGACAGCAAAGTTATTGCTTATCAAATATTCCTCCTGATAGCCACGATGTAACCCGCCGTGGAGGAACAACCCTCAGTGCAATACCAGCgtgccaattctctctctctctctctgggcatatCTTTTGGGTGAAGAAATTgtacttccaatgagagagagctACCctctaacgagagagagagagagagagagagagagagagagagagagagagagagagagagagagagagagagagagagagagaatgtgtcagCTTGTTTTGACTCTAGGCctttccctactctctctctctctctctctctctctcttctctttctttctttcattctttcattcattcttgtcttcACTTTCACTAAAATACACATCACTCCCAAATGACATGTATATCACTATCCATCTCATTGTGACATCTCCCCTCATGCGGAGGGTACGTTCCACCCGCAGTGTTATGGGGGTTGCCAGAGGTCTCCTCCAAGATGGAAAGATGTCAGCCTAGACCAAGATGAAATAGCAAAACTGGCAACTCAGCTTGTGGACAGTGTTGCCTGATACATACACTCGCCCTCCGACTTGAGTAAGAAAACGGGAAGTTTAAAGAAGTGGcgcgaaaaatcatgattacatgAACGATCACCGCTGCACGAAACGCACCGATGCGATCGTTCATGAACAATCACTGCCGCACAAGGGTTAAATTAATGAATTtcttaagaaagaaaataagattattgccttacacaagataatctggcatcgATCAGCAGGTGAAGAATAAACAGATGCATCCCTTGCATTAAAATGAGTTTGTTCATTGTTaatagttcatttgtgtgttctacttgtgaagAAATTCATATCTGCTGGAACTGAAACTTTCTGGAACCAAGTGATACATGGGGATTGAATGAGACCTTCTAGTGGTACTCGCTCAGGaataggttgggaaccactccATTAGAGTAATGAGGAACTTACCTGCTGAGTGGGGACATAGAGGTAGTTGGTGTATCGCTGCTTGTTGGCCTTGAGAAAGGACCACACAGAGTAGGATCGGTCGCCAATGTCTGCCTGGACCCGCTCTTGGGAGGAGTTACACAGAAATGTGCCGAACAGATTGCTGTACACATGCTGTGCTAGTTTGACCTGTTGATACAGTGATGGGTTAGAAGAGGTGAGTGAGAAGAGAATAGAACAGATGGACAGTAATTCATTTAATGCACCAAAATACttgagaaacagaaaagacatGTATTTAATGACACAACCCTTCCTTGGCAAAATAAAGAGGATCATATAAAACAAAATGCAACACAGTTATTAATTGCCTCAAAAAAACTTTACATCCACTTAATAATTCAGCACATTTCATCCCTTAATTTCAAACCAAGAACACTTACCAGAAAAGCTTGATTGAACTGGAATGCAGTGGGATACcagtagaggaggtggtggacacAGTCAAGCCACTGCAGGAACACGGGACACCTCTCATTGATGTCCTCACAGCAGCGGCCAATACCACATCGGTCACTGAACTTGTGGCCAAACTCTACCCACTCTCGCTCAATGAGAACCACAAAGCCCTGTCAAAAGTATGGATATAATTACACAAACAATAGGAGTATCAGTAACCAACCAGAATCATCAGGGTATCCAGTGTAGTACAAACTATTAACATATCTAGTCATTCAACACACTTTTGACAGATGATGCACTGAAAAGCTTTACTCACATCTATAGTTCTGTAGTAAGGGTCAAGCAGTAACTGAGAGAGGGCCGTCAGTTGTGGTGTTCGGTCCCATCCATCTGAGCAATGAACAAGGACTGGCCTGGCCTCCCGCTCCACTGCCTGCACTATTGTCACAGCTGCCTTAAACAGTCCAGACAGATGTCCCAGCCACCGAGAGTTCTCCAGTAAGGACAGCCAACTGGAGAGAAGAGTTGCAGAATCTTAATACCATTTTTCAGAACACAAGTGGAAGGTTATTAGAAGAAACATATCATAATGTTTTCAGATACATTCTGGAGTAATGTAATAGTCAGTTTTAAGATTTAACAACATTGAATGATCTCACATGACATATTCTGCTACTGTATTTGTTGagtttcacaaaaaaaaatcttatcaaATACCTGCTGACAATCTGATAAATTCATAAACACACTcatgctttctctctcattgtacatacacacacacacacacacacacacacacacacacacacacacacacacacacacacagctcacttAGGGATgtcaggagaggaggaagccAGCTGACGAAGGGCATGGTGAGACTTGCGAATGGTGTGAATGTTAGCAAGGTTCATGAACTGAATCTCACACTGAGGGTAGTACTCTGGACACTCACACCCTCCCCCTCGAGCTCGGTTGGCCACAGCTGTTGCATAAGATCTAGCATCCACAATTAGTACTTTCTGcaataagaagataaaatttTTGTTAGAGACAGTCTAGTTCAAATTACATAAATCATTTCCACTCCCTGAATATCGATCAAGAAATTAATTTATAACATTTTCTGATAGTCAATAAACATTTCCAGCAAGTAAAGAACAGCCTACCTTTATATCTGCCTGAGCCTTGGCTTCCGGCAAATCACACAGAGATGGAATATCGGAGGATGGAGTAATGGCTTCTTTGTCGCTGTCGCTTCGTGGTGCCAGCTGGGAGGAGGTAATACCAATAccattggaggaggagatgggactGTCATAGGCACAAGCTTCAGAGATGGCCTTCACCAAGTCCTCATCCTCACTGGAACGCCAACCCAGCCAGCCAACCTCAGGCTGACTACACCGAGCAATGACGGCTCCATTGGCATGCCTGAAGGAGAAAGGCAAATGTTCATCTATATCTAAAATAAGTCA contains these protein-coding regions:
- the LOC123512349 gene encoding myotubularin-related protein 4-like isoform X9; amino-acid sequence: MDGEDSGGGTGDTSTYQVLAAQDSYPKQICQFDEPSLSIPFIPLSGEYALFVGRTSEGLIAHSNYRVFLQQRDATYHIPLGVVEVVECREIFFLYLLCKDTKSYKCTFPTGEQCAEWQRRLTKALSLPQRLENVFAFAFYMWSMEETRELHNALVEPEGQQSYAARAEKMFDEEVRRLGFDLGGTWRISMANSEYQLCPTYPKKLVVPASINDNVLDFVARFRAARRIPAVVWRHANGAVIARCSQPEVGWLGWRSSEDEDLVKAISEACAYDSPISSSNGIGITSSQLAPRSDSDKEAITPSSDIPSLCDLPEAKAQADIKKVLIVDARSYATAVANRARGGGCECPEYYPQCEIQFMNLANIHTIRKSHHALRQLASSSPDIPNWLSLLENSRWLGHLSGLFKAAVTIVQAVEREARPVLVHCSDGWDRTPQLTALSQLLLDPYYRTIDGFVVLIEREWVEFGHKFSDRCGIGRCCEDINERCPVFLQWLDCVHHLLYWYPTAFQFNQAFLVKLAQHVYSNLFGTFLCNSSQERVQADIGDRSYSVWSFLKANKQRYTNYLYVPTQQVLYPSCHIKDLRLWTSVYMPEMGEVTADTTTSAHPSVGDDEVPCIYLPPHLPHHQLPRYQKLDEDEDIQGGGGELVKTKSYDDLLAGTSPPSHQPLRRSSDPNIRESGPNMAMLNSALGAELGNDDSEAAVDHASEDAASEDLDAYEDSTSEPIGERQNDESESLTLCEPSVSESEIHECVSIVQNEPCDIGVESGEEANELLGQECVELQEKCIMKVTDSKRDTNSEKVHNRKGTTGERQFKSLAEQSIEGSTDTLVAEIGIIATEEKVSQDKNSEQVPILNRECGQNSPKSILQSKCFPFMNGAAGEEEVSAASNNRKKQSTSSNPESIEDRAERRTVNGVPNMSSVMHSVAASGCSICLQSKKLLDETSAGDSWRSAGLMNEGSIGGGAVRGVTTGPGSRVSLYSTPMHSRTPSSCIPSTPCEDRLGAGDSKSSTFATLDGLHSVSDEVTKRLHQILLHHQSEKESLKRDLQATRHALYNQIQHNRCHNHHHDGTEDQMSLPESVGSGSGGSVGQESGVSDTSWEAVEEGDARPTLWVPDHAVDSCMGCNTQFWMGRRKHHCRLVASGSSCSSIQPLNQSEELW
- the LOC123512349 gene encoding myotubularin-related protein 3-like isoform X2; its protein translation is MDGEDSGGGTGDTSTYQVLAAQDSYPKQICQFDEPSLSIPFIPLSGEYALFVGRTSEGLIAHSNYRVFLQQRDATYHIPLGVVEVVECREIFFLYLLCKDTKSYKCTFPTGEQCAEWQRRLTKALSLPQRLENVFAFAFYMWSMEETRELHNALVEPEGQQSYAARAEKMFDEEVRRLGFDLGGTWRISMANSEYQLCPTYPKKLVVPASINDNVLDFVARFRAARRIPAVVWRHANGAVIARCSQPEVGWLGWRSSEDEDLVKAISEACAYDSPISSSNGIGITSSQLAPRSDSDKEAITPSSDIPSLCDLPEAKAQADIKKVLIVDARSYATAVANRARGGGCECPEYYPQCEIQFMNLANIHTIRKSHHALRQLASSSPDIPNWLSLLENSRWLGHLSGLFKAAVTIVQAVEREARPVLVHCSDGWDRTPQLTALSQLLLDPYYRTIDGFVVLIEREWVEFGHKFSDRCGIGRCCEDINERCPVFLQWLDCVHHLLYWYPTAFQFNQAFLVKLAQHVYSNLFGTFLCNSSQERVQADIGDRSYSVWSFLKANKQRYTNYLYVPTQQVLYPSCHIKDLRLWTSVYMPEMGEVTADTTTSAHPSVGDDEVPCIYLPPHLPHHQLPRYQKLDEDEDIQGGGGELVKTKSYDDLLAGTSPPSHQPLRRSSDPNIRESGPNMAMLNSALGAELGNDDSEAAVDHASEDAASEDLDAYEDSTSEPIGERQNDESESLTLCEPSVSESEIHECVSIVQNEPCDIGVESGEEANELLGQECVELQEKCIMKVTDSKRDTNSEKVHNRKGTTGERQFKSLAEQSIEGSTDTLVAEIGIIATEEKVSQDKNSEQVPILNRECGQNSPKSILQSKCFPFMNGAAGEEEVSAASNNRKKQSTSSNPESIEDRAERRTVNGVPNMSSVMHSVAASGCSICLQSKKLLDETSAGDSWRSAGLMNEGSIGGGAVRGVTTGPGSRVSLYSTPMHSRTPSSCIPSTPCEDRLGAGDSKSSTFATLDGLHSVSDEVTKRLHQILLHHQSEKESLKRDLQATRHALYNQIQHNRCHNHHHDGTEDQMSLPESVGSGSGGSVGQESGVSDTSWEAVEEGDARPTLWVPDHAVDSCMGCNTQFWMGRRKHHCSGSSCSSIQPLNQSESMSQKNSEEICTCCCYPIRSCGKIFCSDCSEHSIPIPREQLYQPVRVCGTCFFTLGMEHTKPKIVAAASN
- the LOC123512349 gene encoding myotubularin-related protein 4-like isoform X5, yielding MDGEDSGGGTGDTSTYQVLAAQDSYPKQICQFDEPSLSIPFIPLSGEYALFVGRTSEGLIAHSNYRVFLQQRDATYHIPLGVVEVVECREIFFLYLLCKDTKSYKCTFPTGEQCAEWQRRLTKALSLPQRLENVFAFAFYMWSMEETRELHNALVEPEGQQSYAARAEKMFDEEVRRLGFDLGGTWRISMANSEYQLCPTYPKKLVVPASINDNVLDFVARFRAARRIPAVVWRHANGAVIARCSQPEVGWLGWRSSEDEDLVKAISEACAYDSPISSSNGIGITSSQLAPRSDSDKEAITPSSDIPSLCDLPEAKAQADIKKVLIVDARSYATAVANRARGGGCECPEYYPQCEIQFMNLANIHTIRKSHHALRQLASSSPDIPNWLSLLENSRWLGHLSGLFKAAVTIVQAVEREARPVLVHCSDGWDRTPQLTALSQLLLDPYYRTIDGFVVLIEREWVEFGHKFSDRCGIGRCCEDINERCPVFLQWLDCVHHLLYWYPTAFQFNQAFLVKLAQHVYSNLFGTFLCNSSQERVQADIGDRSYSVWSFLKANKQRYTNYLYVPTQQVLYPSCHIKDLRLWTSVYMPEMGEVTADTTTSAHPSVGDDEVPCIYLPPHLPHHQLPRYQKLDEDEDIQGGGGELVKTKSYDDLLAGTSPPSHQPLRRSSDPNIRESGPNMAMLNSALGAELGNDDSEAAVDHASEDAASEDLDAYEDSTSEPIGERQNDESESLTLCEPSVSESEIHECVSIVQNEPCDIGVESGEEANELLGQECVELQEKCIMKVTDSKRDTNSEKVHNRKGTTGERQFKSLAEQSIEGSTDTLVAEIGIIATEEKVSQDKNSEQVPILNRECGQNSPKSILQSKCFPFMNGAAGEEEVSAASNNRKKQSTSSNPESIEDRAERRTVNGVPNMSSVMHSVAASGCSICLQSKKLLDETSAGDSWRSAGLMNEGSIGGGAVRGVTTGPGSRVSLYSTPMHSRTPSSCIPSTPCEDRLGAGDSKSSTFATLDGLHSVSDEVTKRLHQILLHHQSEKESLKRDLQATRHALYNQIQHNRCHNHHHDGTEDQMSLPESVGSGSGGSVGQESGVSDTSWEAVEEGDARPTLWVPDHAVDSCMGCNTQFWMGRRKHHCRLVARSCGKIFCSDCSEHSIPIPREQLYQPVRVCGTCFFTLGMEHTKPKIVAAASN
- the LOC123512349 gene encoding myotubularin-related protein 4-like isoform X10, producing the protein MDGEDSGGGTGDTSTYQVLAAQDSYPKQICQFDEPSLSIPFIPLSGEYALFVGRTSEGLIAHSNYRVFLQQRDATYHIPLGVVEVVECREIFFLYLLCKDTKSYKCTFPTGEQCAEWQRRLTKALSLPQRLENVFAFAFYMWSMEETRELHNALVEPEGQQSYAARAEKMFDEEVRRLGFDLGGTWRISMANSEYQLCPTYPKKLVVPASINDNVLDFVARFRAARRIPAVVWRHANGAVIARCSQPEVGWLGWRSSEDEDLVKAISEACAYDSPISSSNGIGITSSQLAPRSDSDKEAITPSSDIPSLCDLPEAKAQADIKKVLIVDARSYATAVANRARGGGCECPEYYPQCEIQFMNLANIHTIRKSHHALRQLASSSPDIPNWLSLLENSRWLGHLSGLFKAAVTIVQAVEREARPVLVHCSDGWDRTPQLTALSQLLLDPYYRTIDGFVVLIEREWVEFGHKFSDRCGIGRCCEDINERCPVFLQWLDCVHHLLYWYPTAFQFNQAFLVKLAQHVYSNLFGTFLCNSSQERVQADIGDRSYSVWSFLKANKQRYTNYLYVPTQQVLYPSCHIKDLRLWTSVYMPEMGEVTADTTTSAHPSVGDDEVPCIYLPPHLPHHQLPRYQKLDEDEDIQGGGGELVKTKSYDDLLAGTSPPSHQPLRRSSDPNIRESGPNMAMLNSALGAELGNDDSEAAVDHASEDAASEDLDAYEDSTSEPIGERQNDESESLTLCEPSVSESEIHECVSIVQNEPCDIGVESGEEANELLGQECVELQEKCIMKVTDSKRDTNSEKVHNRKGTTGERQFKSLAEQSIEGSTDTLVAEIGIIATEEKVSQDKNSEQVPILNRECGQNSPKSILQSKCFPFMNGAAGEEEVSAASNNRKKQSTSSNPESIEDRAERRTVNGVPNMSSVMHSVAASGCSICLQSKKLLDETSAGDSWRSAGLMNEGSIGGGAVRGVTTGPGSRVSLYSTPMHSRTPSSCIPSTPCEDRLGAGDSKSSTFATLDGLHSVSDEVTKRLHQILLHHQSEKESLKRDLQATRHALYNQIQHNRCHNHHHDGTEDQMSLPESVGSGSGGSVGQESGVSDTSWEAVEEGDARPTLWVPDHAVDSCMGCNTQFWMGRRKHHCSGSSCSSIQPLNQSEELW